One stretch of Hypanus sabinus isolate sHypSab1 chromosome 29, sHypSab1.hap1, whole genome shotgun sequence DNA includes these proteins:
- the csdc2a gene encoding cold shock domain-containing protein C2a, whose product MSSEQSETSPSQPPHLPRAQVSPPLLYCRDSPKTWERNNSLLGDLPSPLPTKRTRTYSASARATLGPISKGRCKCFSRSQGHGFITPSDGKEDIFVHISDIEGEYVPVEGDEVTYKVCAVPPKNIKFQAVEVVITHLAPGTKHETWSGQIIDS is encoded by the exons ATGTCGTCAGAGCAGAGCGAGACATCACCCTCACAGCCACCTCACTTGCCTCGAGCACAggtgtcccctcctttactctacTGCCGTGACAGTCCCAAAACTTGGGAGCGTAACAACTCTCTCCTGGGGGACCTGCCCAGCCCTCTCCCCACCAAGCGCACCCGTACCTACTCTGC CTCCGCCCGGGCAACCCTTGGCCCCATCTCCAAGGGCAGGTGTAAGTGCTTCTCCAGGTCACAGGGTCACGGGTTCATCACCCCCTCGGACGGGAAGGAGGACATCTTCGTGCACATCTCCGA CATCGAGGGGGAGTACGTGCCGGTGGAAGGAGACGAAGTCACGTACAAGGTGTGCGCCGTCCCGCCCAAGAACATAAAGTTCCAGGCTGTCGAGGTGGTCATCACCCACCTGGCCCCGGGAACTAAGCACGAGACCTGGTCTGGGCAGATCATCGACTCCTGA